The following proteins are co-located in the Lacticaseibacillus paracasei subsp. paracasei genome:
- a CDS encoding MerR family transcriptional regulator: MAEIADLRTRSVLPIGTVMLLTDLTARQIRYYEAQGLVQPARNAGNHRTYSLNNVNELLEIRSQMADGFTLADVKRLKHPRHHEDSDAEVRQVLRDELLNQSRLNQSPDPGPAIGFRQSH; encoded by the coding sequence ATGGCTGAGATCGCTGATCTGAGAACGCGATCGGTTCTGCCGATTGGTACAGTCATGTTATTGACTGATTTAACCGCGCGCCAGATTCGTTATTATGAAGCGCAAGGGTTGGTTCAACCTGCACGAAACGCTGGTAATCATCGGACATACTCGCTGAATAATGTTAATGAATTGCTTGAGATTCGCAGTCAAATGGCAGACGGTTTCACGCTTGCCGACGTAAAGCGACTCAAGCATCCCCGACATCATGAAGACAGCGATGCCGAAGTGCGGCAAGTACTGCGAGACGAGTTGTTAAACCAGAGTCGACTGAACCAGAGTCCCGATCCCGGTCCAGCCATAGGTTTCCGCCAATCACACTAA
- a CDS encoding ornithine decarboxylase, with the protein MHLYIGYSEKVAARILPTNWRCLTAAPLAAFGAAIIDASDTATLTQLVASQLPLPTFIIGQIPISHTGQLTVTNIDTLNTATMAQITAAAQAYEQTMVPAFIRDLLDYAKADPTSFATPGHHSGHYDDLAPAGYLLHQAYGPTFFASDTSDVVTSLGDMLTHGGTPLAAEEATAQLYHADETYFVTNGTTGSNNIVASALLTPGDLVLFDRNNHKSFYNAALVQNDARPVYLDTLRTKRGLIGPIDLQNLTHESLRQMAVAVAPEKAHQSRPFRLTILELETFDGIVPNVRQLIDLFGPLTDYIAFDAAWGGYEPFIPAMTPMDPLQVPLAPTDPGIIVTQSVHKQQSGFGQASQIHKKDAHIKGQARYVGHEQFNHAYLKHVTTSYNYPLYASLVANTAINQGARGQKIWQDAIRAALGFRRSLNDSRLFSAYEPPELTTLPADQAIQTAEAWSMTPQAAWHQLAGLQPDQAFLDPGKVTVLLPDTAAFGISGWLVDRYLLDHGIIPEKADLNSLLFLVTPGTARTDWQRLRQVLAQFETDYFVNKTVAESLPKLVAETGEAYAHQTLRELSQTMSDFFREAHLTEQQRDLFTNTNAIPTAMTPQAADRYFVRGQIDTIPLEQATGRIAVDGALPYPPGIFVVVPGERWRPEAISYFQTLFEGIRHFPGFTPEIQGVIARAGGQPYVHVVHEQLS; encoded by the coding sequence ATGCACTTATATATCGGCTACTCAGAAAAAGTAGCAGCAAGGATACTGCCCACCAATTGGCGTTGTTTAACTGCGGCACCGTTAGCTGCCTTTGGCGCAGCAATCATCGATGCTTCTGACACTGCAACGCTCACTCAGCTTGTGGCCAGCCAATTACCCTTACCAACTTTTATCATCGGCCAGATACCAATCAGTCACACTGGTCAGCTGACAGTCACCAACATCGATACACTTAATACCGCAACAATGGCTCAGATTACTGCTGCTGCACAAGCTTATGAGCAAACCATGGTACCAGCATTCATTCGCGACTTACTGGACTATGCGAAGGCGGACCCAACCAGCTTTGCGACTCCTGGCCACCACAGCGGTCACTACGACGACTTAGCACCAGCAGGTTACTTACTTCATCAGGCTTACGGCCCAACTTTCTTCGCTAGCGATACCAGCGATGTCGTCACTTCTTTGGGCGATATGTTAACACATGGGGGCACCCCGCTAGCTGCCGAAGAAGCGACCGCGCAGTTATATCATGCCGATGAAACTTATTTTGTGACCAACGGCACGACTGGATCGAATAACATTGTGGCCAGTGCATTGCTCACGCCAGGCGATTTGGTTTTATTCGATCGGAATAACCACAAATCTTTTTATAACGCGGCACTTGTCCAAAATGATGCCCGCCCGGTTTATTTGGATACACTTCGAACGAAACGTGGGTTGATTGGTCCGATCGATTTACAGAATCTAACCCATGAAAGTTTGCGACAAATGGCGGTAGCGGTGGCTCCCGAAAAGGCACATCAATCGCGGCCATTTCGACTGACAATTCTTGAACTAGAAACCTTTGATGGCATTGTGCCAAATGTCCGTCAGTTAATCGATCTTTTTGGGCCTTTAACCGACTACATTGCTTTCGATGCTGCTTGGGGTGGTTATGAGCCGTTTATTCCAGCAATGACGCCCATGGATCCCCTGCAGGTACCGCTTGCGCCGACTGACCCTGGTATCATCGTCACCCAAAGTGTCCACAAACAGCAATCCGGGTTTGGCCAGGCATCACAGATTCATAAAAAAGATGCCCATATTAAGGGACAAGCGCGATATGTCGGTCACGAACAGTTCAACCACGCGTACTTAAAACATGTTACGACCAGCTACAATTATCCGCTTTACGCGTCATTAGTCGCCAACACTGCCATTAATCAAGGTGCTCGCGGACAAAAAATCTGGCAAGATGCCATTCGAGCAGCACTCGGCTTTCGCCGCTCGCTCAACGATTCGCGACTCTTTTCTGCTTACGAACCGCCTGAGTTGACAACTTTGCCTGCTGATCAGGCCATTCAGACTGCTGAGGCTTGGTCCATGACGCCACAAGCTGCATGGCATCAACTCGCAGGCCTTCAACCTGATCAAGCATTTCTTGATCCAGGTAAAGTGACCGTGCTATTACCTGACACAGCCGCATTTGGCATCAGCGGTTGGTTAGTAGATCGTTATTTACTTGACCACGGCATTATTCCGGAAAAAGCCGACCTAAATAGCCTGCTTTTTTTAGTGACGCCGGGAACCGCTCGAACAGACTGGCAACGATTGCGCCAAGTGTTAGCCCAGTTTGAAACCGATTATTTTGTAAATAAAACCGTTGCTGAAAGTTTGCCAAAATTAGTCGCTGAAACTGGCGAGGCGTATGCACATCAAACATTACGCGAACTAAGTCAGACCATGTCGGACTTTTTCCGAGAAGCGCACCTAACTGAGCAACAACGTGACTTGTTTACCAACACCAACGCCATCCCCACTGCCATGACCCCGCAAGCCGCCGATCGTTATTTTGTTCGCGGTCAAATTGACACCATCCCTCTGGAGCAAGCCACGGGCCGTATCGCAGTCGACGGCGCGCTGCCCTATCCGCCCGGAATCTTTGTGGTTGTCCCTGGCGAACGCTGGCGACCGGAAGCGATCAGTTACTTTCAAACACTTTTTGAAGGTATACGGCACTTCCCCGGCTTTACCCCAGAAATCCAAGGCGTTATCGCTCGTGCAGGTGGTCAGCCATATGTTCATGTTGTGCATGAACAACTTTCATAG
- a CDS encoding aminotransferase class I/II-fold pyridoxal phosphate-dependent enzyme, which translates to MSWMDKFDPKLQTMVKEVDAQIAPQLAKIDARILENQNKVLTSFQNHHVAESYLTGSTGYGHNDEGRDVLEAIYADVLGGEDALVRPQFVSGTHAIGVALLGLVRPGDDIVYITGKPYDTLQEVLGLAGNGIGAPQEYGIGVDYVDLLPNGAVDDDAVKARLNDKTKVVAIQRSRGYATRDSFTVDQIAAMIKVVRSVLPNVWIFVDNAYGEFSETKEPLEVGADVMAGSLFKNAGGGMAKTGGYIVGKKDLIDRISYRFTVPGLGGAEGATVGALADMYQGFFISPQTTGNAIKGAIFEAALFAKLGLDVSPAWDAPRTDLIQTVNFGNADDMVKFAKAVQANSPVDSFVTPIPEKMAGYEDQVIMAGGTFVAGSTIEFSGDGPLRPPYTLYLQGGLTYAHIKLATMGAAQSTFFDN; encoded by the coding sequence ATGAGTTGGATGGATAAGTTTGATCCAAAATTACAGACAATGGTTAAAGAAGTTGACGCACAGATCGCGCCACAACTGGCAAAAATTGATGCGCGCATCTTGGAGAATCAGAATAAGGTTTTAACAAGTTTTCAAAACCATCATGTGGCAGAAAGTTATCTAACCGGATCAACCGGTTATGGTCATAATGATGAAGGCCGCGATGTCTTGGAGGCCATCTACGCCGATGTTTTGGGCGGCGAAGATGCACTGGTGCGGCCGCAATTTGTTTCTGGTACGCATGCAATTGGCGTTGCCTTATTAGGCTTGGTTCGGCCAGGTGACGATATTGTGTACATCACCGGTAAGCCGTACGATACCCTGCAGGAAGTACTAGGCTTAGCTGGCAACGGGATTGGCGCGCCGCAAGAATATGGCATTGGTGTTGATTATGTTGACCTGCTGCCAAACGGGGCGGTAGACGATGATGCTGTCAAAGCGCGGTTGAACGATAAGACCAAAGTGGTTGCCATTCAGCGATCTCGCGGTTATGCAACCCGCGATTCTTTCACCGTCGATCAGATCGCTGCGATGATCAAGGTTGTTCGCAGTGTTTTGCCGAATGTCTGGATCTTTGTCGATAATGCCTATGGCGAGTTCTCGGAAACCAAGGAACCATTGGAAGTCGGTGCTGATGTCATGGCCGGCTCGTTGTTTAAAAACGCAGGCGGTGGCATGGCCAAAACTGGCGGTTATATTGTCGGTAAAAAGGATCTGATTGACCGCATCAGTTATCGGTTCACGGTACCGGGTCTTGGCGGGGCTGAAGGGGCCACAGTCGGTGCGTTGGCTGACATGTATCAAGGCTTCTTCATTTCGCCGCAAACCACAGGGAATGCCATTAAAGGCGCCATTTTCGAAGCAGCCTTATTTGCTAAACTGGGGCTGGACGTCTCACCTGCTTGGGATGCACCGCGAACCGATTTGATTCAAACAGTCAACTTCGGCAATGCCGATGACATGGTGAAATTTGCTAAGGCTGTTCAAGCAAACTCGCCAGTTGACAGCTTTGTGACGCCGATTCCGGAAAAAATGGCCGGTTATGAGGATCAAGTCATTATGGCAGGCGGCACATTCGTTGCTGGCTCAACGATTGAATTTTCCGGTGATGGCCCGTTGCGCCCGCCATATACGTTATACCTGCAAGGCGGGCTAACCTATGCGCATATTAAATTGGCGACCATGGGAGCCGCGCAGTCCACTTTCTTTGATAACTAG
- the miaA gene encoding tRNA (adenosine(37)-N6)-dimethylallyltransferase MiaA: protein MDKPAKRIVMIVGPTAVGKSDLGVYLAQQLHGEVINGDAYQIYRHMDIGTAKITPKEMQGVPHHLLDIADPTVAYSVAKFKKAATAMIDTVADRQQLPILVGGTGFYLNSLRLNLPLGGKAPPTAIRQRWQVALATNGQSWLWQQLAQRDPDAAQQIAPANTRRVIRALEVGELTGRRFSDQPQPEPLFSTLVIGLTTDRTVLYDRINARVDAMMQAGLLAEVEQLLKTVPADAQAMQAIGYKELVPYLHGQAELANCVALIKQHSRHFAKRQLTYFRNQMPTHWFDLVAHPEDKNAIVTLVQQWLKQR, encoded by the coding sequence ATGGATAAACCAGCCAAACGGATTGTCATGATTGTCGGACCGACAGCTGTTGGAAAAAGTGACCTCGGCGTTTATTTAGCCCAGCAGCTACACGGTGAAGTGATTAACGGCGACGCCTATCAGATTTATCGCCACATGGACATTGGAACGGCGAAAATCACGCCAAAAGAGATGCAAGGGGTGCCACACCATTTATTGGATATCGCTGACCCTACCGTCGCATACTCGGTCGCCAAGTTTAAAAAGGCAGCGACGGCCATGATTGATACGGTGGCTGATCGGCAACAATTACCGATTCTGGTAGGCGGTACCGGTTTTTATCTTAATAGTTTGCGCTTAAATCTGCCTTTAGGCGGGAAGGCGCCGCCGACAGCTATTCGGCAGCGCTGGCAGGTGGCGCTAGCAACAAACGGTCAATCATGGTTGTGGCAGCAATTGGCACAGCGCGACCCAGATGCTGCGCAACAAATTGCGCCGGCCAATACGCGGCGGGTGATTCGTGCCTTAGAAGTCGGTGAATTAACCGGACGGCGCTTTTCTGACCAGCCACAACCAGAGCCGTTGTTCTCGACCTTGGTCATTGGCTTAACCACGGACCGAACCGTTTTGTATGATCGAATTAATGCACGGGTGGATGCGATGATGCAGGCCGGGTTACTCGCTGAAGTTGAGCAGCTATTAAAAACCGTGCCAGCAGATGCACAGGCCATGCAGGCTATCGGCTACAAAGAGCTAGTGCCATATCTTCACGGTCAGGCTGAATTGGCGAATTGTGTTGCACTGATTAAGCAACATTCCCGGCATTTTGCTAAACGGCAGCTGACCTATTTTCGCAATCAGATGCCGACCCATTGGTTTGATCTGGTCGCGCATCCGGAAGACAAAAATGCCATTGTTACGTTGGTGCAACAGTGGCTTAAACAACGTTAA
- a CDS encoding DUF3042 family protein has translation MKHKFARGFFVGTLMTLGAIAGSVFAFKKNYIEPVETKVDEINDNRRKANRKRFSAHQG, from the coding sequence ATGAAACATAAATTTGCTCGTGGCTTTTTTGTTGGCACGCTAATGACCCTTGGCGCAATTGCCGGTAGCGTTTTTGCCTTTAAGAAAAACTATATCGAACCTGTGGAAACTAAGGTCGATGAAATTAACGATAACCGGCGTAAAGCTAACCGTAAGCGTTTCTCAGCTCATCAAGGTTAA
- a CDS encoding rhodanese-like domain-containing protein, which yields MLTYLLIFVGLFLIYWGFNWLWSYYQKSRFKAIGGEITPDDFEHTMRKAQIIDLRERNEFKAGHILGARDIPYTQLRERMGEMRQDLPVYLYDKTGVLSLRAARRLRKNGFEKISWLKGGYDNWSGKTKKSPTNY from the coding sequence GTGTTAACTTATCTGTTAATTTTTGTTGGATTGTTTCTGATTTATTGGGGTTTCAACTGGTTGTGGAGTTACTATCAAAAATCACGGTTTAAGGCTATCGGCGGCGAGATCACGCCGGATGACTTTGAACATACCATGCGTAAAGCACAGATTATTGACTTACGCGAGCGTAACGAATTCAAAGCGGGCCATATTCTCGGTGCCCGCGATATTCCTTATACGCAGTTGCGTGAACGGATGGGTGAAATGCGTCAAGATCTGCCGGTTTATCTCTATGACAAAACTGGCGTGCTCTCCTTGCGTGCTGCTCGGCGTTTACGCAAGAATGGTTTCGAAAAAATCAGTTGGCTAAAAGGCGGCTATGATAACTGGTCAGGCAAAACAAAAAAGAGCCCGACTAACTATTAG
- a CDS encoding ROK family glucokinase — MNDKKLIGVDLGGTTVKFAILTTDGEIQQRWSIDTNILDEGSHILPDIIDSINEHLKLYNMTPNDFVGIGMGSPGSVDIEAGTVIGAYNLNWKTLQQAKKDIEAGTGIPFSIDNDANVAALGERWKGAGENDANVTFVTLGTGVGGGIIADGNLLHGVAGSAGELGHVTVDPVNGYLCTCGKRGCLETVASATGVVRVARDMAEEFAGDSKLKQTLDDGDEISSKIVFDLAKTGDKLALMIVDRVSYFLGLALANVGNLLNPKFIVIGGGVSAAGDFLLKRVDKYFKENTFPNVRETTSLRLATLGNTAGVIGAASLALK; from the coding sequence ATGAATGACAAAAAATTAATTGGTGTCGATTTGGGCGGCACAACGGTTAAATTCGCGATCTTAACCACTGATGGTGAGATTCAACAGCGCTGGAGTATCGATACTAATATTTTGGATGAAGGCAGTCACATCTTGCCGGATATCATTGATTCGATCAACGAACATCTCAAACTCTACAACATGACACCGAATGATTTTGTCGGTATCGGTATGGGCTCACCTGGTTCAGTTGATATTGAAGCAGGCACGGTAATTGGCGCTTACAACTTGAATTGGAAAACCTTGCAGCAGGCTAAGAAGGATATTGAGGCTGGTACTGGGATTCCCTTTAGTATTGATAACGACGCCAATGTGGCTGCCTTGGGCGAACGTTGGAAAGGCGCTGGCGAAAATGACGCCAATGTAACTTTCGTAACGCTTGGCACAGGCGTTGGCGGCGGCATTATTGCCGATGGTAACTTATTGCATGGTGTTGCAGGCTCAGCAGGCGAACTCGGACACGTGACTGTTGATCCGGTGAATGGTTATCTCTGTACTTGCGGCAAACGCGGTTGTCTCGAAACTGTAGCCAGTGCGACTGGCGTTGTCCGGGTGGCCCGGGATATGGCTGAAGAATTCGCTGGCGACTCCAAATTGAAGCAGACGTTAGATGATGGCGATGAGATTTCTAGCAAAATTGTTTTTGATCTTGCCAAAACCGGCGACAAACTTGCGTTGATGATTGTTGACCGGGTTAGCTACTTTCTTGGCTTGGCATTGGCAAATGTCGGCAATCTGCTGAATCCGAAATTCATCGTCATTGGTGGCGGCGTTTCAGCAGCAGGCGACTTTTTGCTGAAGCGAGTTGATAAGTATTTCAAGGAAAATACGTTCCCGAATGTTCGGGAAACAACAAGTCTGCGTCTGGCAACGCTAGGTAACACTGCTGGCGTTATCGGAGCTGCCAGCCTTGCACTTAAGTAA
- a CDS encoding YqgQ family protein has product MKTYYDVLQLLKGFGTFIHVGKREWDIELAALELDRLHKAQLIDDKVYLNAKVVLRHAHAQEEAHPLNHELPLPAEKRRNDKNE; this is encoded by the coding sequence ATGAAAACTTACTATGATGTTCTGCAATTATTAAAGGGGTTTGGTACGTTCATTCATGTTGGCAAGCGTGAGTGGGATATCGAACTGGCTGCACTTGAATTAGATCGGCTGCACAAAGCGCAGCTCATTGATGACAAGGTTTACCTGAATGCAAAAGTCGTGCTGCGGCATGCACACGCGCAAGAAGAGGCACATCCTTTAAATCATGAGCTGCCACTGCCCGCCGAAAAACGGAGGAATGACAAAAATGAATGA
- a CDS encoding rhomboid family intramembrane serine protease, whose product MNYSNWRSRLQNSAYVTNAILAVTILVFLLETFSGGSTNNSVLVFYGARLNPLILYGQWWRLMTPVFVHIGLMHILVNGFSLYYLGQMTEQLFGHWRFFLLYFISGFAGNVASFAFSPNTLAAGASTAIFGLLGACLMLGDSFKENPVIRQLARQFLLLVGLNLLFNLFSSGIDIFGHIGGLLGGFLAAGMLGAPALGRMGTPRRIASAVTLLFGLGALLFLGFNAG is encoded by the coding sequence ATGAATTATTCAAACTGGCGCTCTCGGCTGCAAAATTCAGCTTATGTGACCAATGCTATTTTAGCGGTTACCATTTTGGTCTTCCTTTTGGAGACTTTCTCTGGTGGCAGTACCAATAATAGCGTGTTGGTTTTCTACGGCGCGCGGCTGAATCCTTTGATTTTGTATGGTCAGTGGTGGCGATTGATGACACCAGTATTTGTCCACATCGGCTTAATGCACATTCTGGTTAACGGTTTCTCATTGTATTATTTGGGACAAATGACGGAACAACTATTTGGCCATTGGCGATTCTTTCTGTTGTACTTTATTTCGGGTTTTGCCGGTAATGTCGCGAGTTTTGCCTTTAGTCCCAACACACTTGCGGCAGGTGCCAGCACAGCAATTTTCGGTTTGCTCGGTGCTTGCTTGATGCTCGGCGACAGCTTCAAAGAAAATCCAGTGATTCGTCAGTTGGCGCGCCAATTCTTACTGTTGGTTGGCTTGAACTTACTGTTTAATCTGTTTTCCAGCGGCATTGATATTTTTGGTCACATTGGCGGTTTGCTTGGTGGCTTTCTTGCAGCAGGCATGTTGGGTGCTCCGGCACTTGGTCGCATGGGGACACCGCGGCGGATTGCTTCAGCTGTCACCTTGCTCTTCGGACTGGGCGCGTTGCTTTTCTTAGGATTTAACGCAGGCTAG
- a CDS encoding peptidoglycan D,D-transpeptidase FtsI family protein produces the protein MKYIRTPQPKRNKSQIPFRLNLLFFIAFLLLAALVAQLAYLQILNGPRLAAEVDRTNKTVVTGNVPRGLIFDSKGRALVTNKANNAITYTKSVGAKSQQMYDIANQLAKLIDKPEDNLTKRDYIDYYLAPTKVSKQIVSKLPKKIQDLPTDKADELYKYEVAYVRQHMPTFTATQKEAAGLYKIMNGATQLSTVYLKNQDVTAHEVAVVGERLTQMPGVNLGTDWERSYPNGDSMTSIIGQVSNEKSGLPADQLQAYLANGYARNDRVGTSYLEKAYENVLKGSKSQTQVEIGNNNQIIQSVSKFKGQQGANLNLTIDSDYQKKVEKSLSDTFSSIRSAGAGSLSDGAYAVAMDPNTGRILAMAGQHQDVQTHKVEDDALGVINRAFVVGSAVKGATVLGALQDGVITVNSNTQADTPIYLPGTPVKKSVYPVGTFSSLDAASALEVSSNIYMMWLAMKEGHYAYSPNNYLKLNSDIFSKMRGYFNQFGLGLKTGIDLPGEIAGLEGNTHDSSGNLLVGSALDLSYGNYDNYTLIQMLQYISAIANNGYRMKPFLVNSISQTLSDGSSGPVLTSTQPSVTSKIDNTQDQINLVKQGMWQVVHGTNGWTTATSLNTLNPGVAGKTGTAQGFARESKDSALTETITESFVGYAPAKDPKIAIAVIIPNLKAETTTPYQLQIAKEMFTDFYQMNNIKEDKDYSIHQKTVNG, from the coding sequence GTGAAGTACATTCGTACACCGCAACCCAAACGGAACAAGAGTCAAATTCCGTTTCGCTTAAATTTATTATTTTTTATTGCGTTTCTCCTGCTGGCAGCCTTAGTTGCACAGCTGGCTTATTTGCAGATTTTAAATGGCCCGCGGTTGGCTGCTGAAGTCGATCGCACCAACAAAACAGTGGTCACCGGCAATGTGCCTCGTGGGCTTATTTTTGATAGCAAGGGCCGTGCTCTAGTGACGAATAAGGCGAATAATGCCATCACTTACACTAAGAGTGTTGGGGCTAAATCGCAGCAGATGTATGACATTGCTAATCAGCTTGCCAAGCTTATTGACAAGCCTGAAGACAATCTTACCAAGCGCGATTATATTGACTACTATTTGGCACCAACGAAAGTTTCAAAACAGATTGTTTCCAAACTGCCAAAGAAAATTCAAGATCTGCCGACAGACAAAGCTGACGAATTGTACAAGTATGAGGTCGCTTACGTGCGTCAACACATGCCAACCTTTACGGCGACTCAAAAAGAAGCAGCCGGCCTTTACAAAATTATGAATGGCGCCACTCAGCTATCGACTGTCTACCTTAAGAATCAGGACGTGACGGCACATGAAGTCGCGGTTGTCGGTGAGCGCTTGACGCAGATGCCTGGGGTGAACCTTGGGACTGACTGGGAGCGATCTTATCCGAACGGTGACTCTATGACGTCAATCATTGGACAAGTTTCCAACGAAAAGTCAGGGTTGCCAGCTGACCAACTACAGGCATATTTGGCAAATGGCTATGCTCGGAATGACCGGGTCGGCACCAGTTACCTTGAAAAGGCATATGAAAATGTTCTGAAGGGTTCCAAGAGTCAAACGCAGGTTGAAATCGGGAATAACAACCAGATTATTCAATCTGTTTCCAAGTTCAAGGGGCAACAAGGCGCCAATTTGAATCTGACGATCGATTCGGATTATCAGAAGAAAGTCGAAAAGTCTTTGAGTGACACCTTCAGTTCGATTCGATCTGCTGGTGCGGGCAGCTTGTCAGACGGTGCTTACGCGGTTGCGATGGATCCAAATACGGGTCGTATCCTCGCCATGGCGGGTCAGCATCAGGATGTTCAGACACATAAGGTTGAAGATGATGCACTTGGCGTTATCAACCGCGCATTTGTTGTTGGGTCAGCGGTTAAGGGTGCCACGGTGCTAGGCGCCTTGCAAGACGGCGTGATTACCGTCAATTCTAATACTCAAGCTGATACACCGATTTACTTGCCTGGTACACCAGTCAAGAAATCTGTTTACCCGGTCGGTACCTTCAGTTCATTGGATGCAGCCTCTGCGCTGGAAGTTTCCAGTAACATTTACATGATGTGGCTGGCCATGAAAGAAGGCCACTATGCATACTCGCCAAATAATTATCTGAAATTGAATTCGGATATTTTTAGCAAAATGCGCGGCTACTTTAACCAATTCGGATTAGGTCTCAAAACCGGGATTGACTTGCCCGGTGAGATTGCAGGGTTAGAAGGCAATACGCATGATTCATCAGGCAATTTGCTTGTCGGTTCGGCGTTGGATTTGTCTTACGGGAACTATGATAACTACACACTTATTCAGATGCTGCAGTATATCAGCGCCATTGCCAACAACGGTTATCGGATGAAACCATTCTTAGTGAACAGTATTAGCCAAACACTGAGCGATGGCAGTAGCGGTCCGGTGTTAACCTCAACTCAGCCTTCCGTTACTTCAAAAATCGACAATACGCAAGATCAGATTAACCTAGTTAAGCAAGGAATGTGGCAGGTTGTGCATGGCACAAACGGTTGGACTACAGCGACTTCGCTGAATACCTTGAATCCGGGCGTTGCCGGGAAAACCGGGACTGCTCAAGGGTTTGCTCGTGAGTCCAAAGATTCAGCGCTCACTGAAACCATCACGGAAAGTTTCGTTGGGTATGCACCAGCGAAGGATCCAAAGATTGCGATTGCAGTGATTATCCCGAATCTGAAGGCTGAAACCACCACGCCTTATCAACTGCAGATTGCCAAAGAAATGTTTACTGACTTCTATCAGATGAACAACATCAAAGAAGATAAGGATTATTCGATTCATCAGAAGACAGTTAACGGCTGA